The proteins below are encoded in one region of Hordeum vulgare subsp. vulgare chromosome 3H, MorexV3_pseudomolecules_assembly, whole genome shotgun sequence:
- the LOC123439314 gene encoding uncharacterized protein LOC123439314, with the protein MGHRKGETERQYATTMAMGTSSSMLGGALLLFIILSSATDVHGGSSSSVAPSSPLNDLCFALGGWYVTPDLCVSALCIDPSCRSARGLPELAVLATKLTVANATATKASVESALAHAKDAKARKVMRSCLQVYVGAVPRLRWAARSVAAGRYGGVPDVLEAAYRGVVHECTSLAADLGVALPKENNEFFMMALVVHAVVDRVQRLTNGPNPFIDPLFPS; encoded by the coding sequence ATGGGACACAGGAAGGGAGAGACTGAGAGACAATACGCTACCACCATGGCCATGGGCACATCCTCTTCGATGCTCGGCGGCGCTCTCCTTCTCTTCATCATCCTCTCCTCGGCCACTGATGTTCACGGCGGGTCAAGCTCGAGCGTCGCGCCAAGTTCCCCGCTGAACGACCTCTGCTTCGCCCTCGGCGGCTGGTACGTCACTCCGGATCTCTGCGTGTCCGCGCTCTGCATCGACCCCTCCTGCCGCTCCGCGCGCGGCTTGCCGGAGCTCGCGGTGCTCGCCACCAAGCTGACGGTGGCCAACGCCACGGCAACCAAGGCCAGCGTCGAGTCCGCGCTCGCCCACGCCAAGGACGCCAAGGCCAGGAAGGTCATGCGGTCGTGCCTGCAGGTCTACGTCGGCGCCGTCCCGCGGCTCCGGTGGGCGGCGCGGTCGGTCGCTGCGGGGCGATACGGCGGCGTTCCGGACGTGCTAGAGGCGGCGTATAGGGGCGTCGTACACGAGTGCACCAGCTTGGCCGCCGACCTGGGCGTGGCGCTTCCAAAGGAGAACAACGAGTTCTTCATGATGGCACTCGTAGTGCACGCCGTCGTCGATAGGGTGCAGCGGCTGACCAATGGACCAAATCCATTCATTGACCCGCTCTTCCcttcctaa